From Suricata suricatta isolate VVHF042 chromosome 1, meerkat_22Aug2017_6uvM2_HiC, whole genome shotgun sequence, a single genomic window includes:
- the LOC115273478 gene encoding centrin-4-like, giving the protein MASTSSDQWKKTAAKLELNETRKQEIKEAFDLFDVDRSGTIDVKELKIAMQALGFEPKKGEIKKIIAEIDKEGIGTISFEDFLAIMSVKMSEKEEILKGFKLFADDNTGSITLNNIKRVAKELGENVTHDELKKMLDEADRDRDGEINEEEFLRMMKKTTLY; this is encoded by the exons ATG GCATCCACAAGTTCAGACCAATGGAAGAAAACAGCAGCAAAACTTGAATTGAATGAAACCCGAaagcaagaaattaaagaggCCTTTGATTTATTTGATGTTGATAGGTCTGGAACCATAGATGTGAAAGAATTGAAG aTTGCAATGCAAGCCTTAGGATTTGaaccaaagaaaggagaaattaaaaaaataatagcagaaatCGACAAAGAAGGAATTGGCACCATTAGTTTCGAAGATTTTTTGGCCATAATGAGTGTAAAAATG agtgaaaaagaagaaatattgaagGGTTTCAAATTATTTGCTGATGACAATACTGGAAGCATAACACTAAACAATATCAAGAGGGTTGCAAAGGAACTAGGGGAAAATGTAACACATGATGAACTTAAg AAGATGCTTGATGAAGCTGATCGTGATagggatggagaaataaatgaggaagaaTTTTTGAGAATGATGAAAAAGACCACTctttattaa